A window from Drosophila nasuta strain 15112-1781.00 chromosome 3, ASM2355853v1, whole genome shotgun sequence encodes these proteins:
- the LOC132791296 gene encoding phospholipase A1 member A has protein sequence MREVQRISQRLAFVIGSVLFLGLIRGNSASASINRIQKHNLELLSEQLNRGWHAFCDAPVDEGVMALFDGINPSDARLHVMTITNQSIQLPIKSIPEIRDFDINPERRTLIYVNAFHTADSYFSVQEHLMLLQTTRRDLNVIVVDFATNVAQLYYTVRHHLSVHGYSIYKLLSALTDAGISAEDITLAGHSVGANIAALGADLYAKSNKRQVAQLIAIDPATMCRTTDILVRQGVASRVVVLHGEGDVFGVRVPLGHVDIYPNGIGYFPRKKLQPGCETKICSHMYPFVLFMEALIEGVMIPATKCENWAKFRQGDCSFENTLNIGLIYPPNAKGLYFCMTQPNPPFTYMEHGLRYKTRQPEAANVQA, from the exons ATGAGAGAAGTTCAAAGAATTAGCCAGCGATTGGCATTTGTTATAGGCTCTGTACTGTTCCTTGGGCTGATCAGAGGAAACTCTGCCTCAGCCAGCATCAATCGCATACAGAAGCACAATCTGGAACTGCTTTCAGAGCAACTCAATCGCGGTTGGCATGCCTTCT GCGATGCACCTGTTGATGAGGGCGTCATGGCCTTGTTCGATGGCATCAATCCCAGCGATGCGCGTCTCCATGTGATGACGATCACCAATCAAAGCATTCAACTGCCCATCAAATCCATACCGGAAATTCGTGACTTTGACATCAACCCAGAGAGAAgaactttaatttatgtgaATGCCTTTCACACCGCAGACAGTTATTTCAGTGTGCAGGAGCATTTGATGCTGTTGCAGACAACGCGACGGGATTTGAATGTCATTGTTGTGGACTTTGCCACCAATGTGGCACAATTGTATTACACGGTGCGGCATCATCTCTCCGTTCATGGCTATTCCATCTACAAGTTGCTCAGCGCTCTTACAGATGCGGGAATTTCTGCCGAAGATATCACACTCGCAGGACATTCGGTGGGTGCAAATATTGCTGCTTTAGGTGCTGATCTCTATGCGAAGAGTAACAAGCGGCAGGTGGCACAATTGATTGCCATCGATCCGGCCACAATGTGTCGCACCACCGACATCTTGGTGCGTCAAGGTGTTGCAAGTCGTGTGGTTGTGTTGCACGGCGAGGGCGATGTGTTTGGAGTGCGAGTGCCGTTGGGTCATGTGGACATCTATCCCAATGGCATTGGCTACTTTCCGCGCAAGAAACTTCAGCCGGGCTGCGAGACCAAGATCTGCAGTCACATGTATCCATTTGTCTTGTTCATGGAGGCACTCATCGAGGGCGTCATGATTCCGGCCACCAAATGCGAGAATTGGGCCAAGTTCAGGCAGGGCGATTGCAGTTTTGAGAACACTTTAAATATTGGTCTCATCTATCCACCGAATGCCAAGGGTCTTTACTTCTGCATGACGCAGCCGAATCCTCCATTTACGTACATGGAACATGGACTCAGGTACAAGACGCGACAGCCAGAAGCAGCCAACGTTCAGGCTTAG
- the LOC132791298 gene encoding L-lactate dehydrogenase yields MAAVKDSLLAQVAEVLPSSGHKVTVVGIGMVGMASAFSILAQGVSKEVCLIDVCADKLQGELMDLQHGSNFLKNPQITASTDFAISANSRLCIVTAGVRQKEGESRLSLVQRNTDILKNIIPKLVEYSPDTILLMVSNPVDIMTYVAWKLSGLPKNRVIGSGTNLDSSRFRFLMSQRLGVAPTSCHGWIIGEHGDSSVPVWSGVNIAGVRLRELNPTLGTGEDPEKWNELHKQVVDSAYEVIKLKGYTSWAIGLSTASLASAILRNTSSIAAISTSVLGEHGIDKDVFLSLPCVINANGVTSVVKQILTDTEVEQLQKSANIMADVQAGLKF; encoded by the exons ATGGCCGCCGTCAAGGACAGTCTGTTGGCCCAAGTGGCTGAGGTGTTGCCCAGCTCGGGACACAAGGTCACCGTTGTGGGCATCGGCATGGTGGGCATGGCCAGCGCCTTCAGCATTCTCGCCCAGGGTGTCTCCAAGGAGGTCTGCCTCATCGATGTCTGCGCCGACAAGCTGCAGGGTGAGCTCATGGATCTGCAGCACGGCTCGAACTTCCTCAAGAACCCACAGATCACCGCCAGCACCGATTTTGCCATTTCGGCCAACTCGCGTCTGTGCATTGTCACCGCCGGAGTGCGTCAAAAGGAGGGCGAATCTCGTCTGTCGCTGGTGCAGCGCAACACTGACATCCTCAAGAACATCATCCCCAAGTTGGTCGAA TACAGCCCTGATACCATCTTGCTGATGGTCTCCAACCCCGTCGATATCATGACCTATGTGGCCTGGAAGTTGTCGGGTCTGCCCAAGAACCGCGTCATTGGCAGCGGCACCAACTTGGACTCCTCCCGCTTCCGTTTCCTCATGTCGCAGCGTCTGGGCGTGGCACCCACCTCCTGCCACGGCTGGATCATTGGCGAGCACGGCGATAGCTCGGTTCCAGTTTGGTCTGGTGTCAACATCGCTGGCGTTCGCTTGCGTGAACTGAACCCGACTTTGGGCACCGGCGAGGATCCAGAGAAGTGGAATGAACTGCACAAGCAAGTGGTTGACTCCGCTTACGAGGTCATCAAGCTAAAGGGTTACACCTCCTGGGCCATTGGTCTCTCCACTGCCTCCTTGGCCTCGGCCATTTTGcgcaacaccagcagcatTGCCGCCATCTCCACCTCCGTCTTG GGTGAACATGGCATTGACAAGGATGTCTTCTTGTCGCTGCCCTGTGTGATCAACGCCAATGGCGTCACTTCCGTTGTCAAGCAGATTCTCACCGACACCGAGGTGGAACAGCTGCAGAAGTCGGCCAACATTATGGCCGATGTCCAAGCTGGTCTAAAGTTCTAA